From Panthera tigris isolate Pti1 chromosome B4, P.tigris_Pti1_mat1.1, whole genome shotgun sequence:
tgtGCTGTCCCTTGCAGGCTATGCTATATTCAGCCCCAGTGAGATCCCCAAACTGGGCGTGCTTTCTCCGACCTCCTGGGTTTTGCACACCTTGTTTCCTCTGATTGGAGTACTTCCTCCTTGTCAGTACGGCTAATTCATCATCCTTCACATCTCTGCTCTGACATGACATCTTCCAGGAAGCTTTTAATAATGCTCCTGGTCTAAGTCGGGCCTCTCCTCCGTGCATCGCAGCATGGATTCCACTCTTAACCCAGCGCTTAGCATATCAAGTCATAAGTGCTTCTTTACCGGTCACAGCCTGGACtataagctctttgagggcagggacgaagtcttgttcactgctgttttCTCAGCGTTGTGTCTGACGTGTATTAAGCGTTTATCAAAAGTctgctggatgaatgaataaaggaggaGAGCCAGCGTGGGGTGCATGGAACGGATGGCGAGGGAGGAAGTATATGTGCAGAACGCTCATGTTCCGCCATGTTAAAGAGTTTGGGCTTTCACTAGAAgacaatggggagccactgagggcTATAAGTAGGGGAGAGCCATGATCAGTTTTCTATGTGAGTAAGGGCTTTCTAACAGTGCCATGGTGAGTGAGCCGGTTGGAGACAAGAGTGAGGACAGAAGGATGAGGGTCCTGTAATGATTCCAGAAGAAgcggggctggggaggctggggaacAGGTAGAAGGGTTCGTGTTGGTCGTGAGGTACAGGGCACTTCTCTCCGGGAGAGAAGTGGGCTGCTGGGCACTTGTTCTCAGGGCCTTTGCTgcatttttcctctccctccctgagcTGTGAGGTCTTCCAGGGAGGGTCCCGAGccctctttcctctgtgcctcttCTGTGCCCATGACAGCAGCCTCTGCCCTCAGCAAGTCCCCAGGGGGCTGGGCTGGTGGAGTCTAGGAGGCAGTCTCCCCCCATCAGCAGTGTGATCTGGAAGGAGAGGCCAGAGTCCTGGTGATGTTAGCTTGGCAAGTTTATTGAAAACCCAGCAACGCAAAGAAAAGTATAAACAGGCACCCTgtgcccccacccaggccctccctgcAGCTTGTAGACATAAACCCCGCTACAGCGGACAGGGCTGGGCCTCCTTCACACCACCCACAGGGACGGGGCACATGCAGCACAGCAGAGCCCACCTCCCCATCTGCACCCCACCCACCTCGTGCACTCACATGCTGGAATTAAACCAATGACCCTGGGAGAGAAGCAGCTAGGACATCTGCCACTTGGAGAAGAACCATCTCAGGGGACTTAGAGATCCTCGGGCCATGAAGGACTGAGAGTCCttctgggggaggaagagaaggaaagaacctTCTCCTgccagggaaaggaagaagaaggaagcaaaggaCAGTGGGCTAAAGATGCCTGCAGTGTGGACAGCCAACTCTCCATTCTCCAAATTAGTCCAAGGTGGCAATGCTACCCAAACACATTCTTTTTGGCTTTGGACGGTTCCTTTTCTCCCTGGCGCACTGATTTGTATGACTGTATTGAATGTGCATTTCTTCAGGCTGTTCAATGGTGGAGAGTGATTCAAAGGACAGGAATGGGGAGTCAGGGAGAAGCCAGTGTACTGGGACTGCGGACAGAGCGTCTAGGTAGTGAGAAAATCCCCCCAGAGGACAGGGGCTGGGCGGATCAATCCCTGGGGAGGGCAGTGTCGGCCTCCTGGCAGGAGGGGTAGCTGGAATCCCCTCTGGCCCAGAGTCCAGATGCCTCTGGGGACAGAAGCAGGTGACATTGAGATGGCTCTTCCCTGGGCAGTGGCTGGCTGGCACTGGCCTCTCAGTACTTGGTCCGGCGGGAGGTGGTGGTGGACACGAAGCGGATGCTGGAGCTGCGGCTGCCACGGCCCCCGCTGCAGCTGCTGAAGCCCCCTTCGGTGGGCAGCGGGCAGGGGACGCTGGGGACGCAGGCCTCGCCCGTGAGCACGGAGCCACCCCGGGAGCCCACATTCAGCAGGTCCCCCCCAGCCGTGATGATCCGGGTCCCACCCAGGCTGGAGCCACAGGCATTGCTGGACCGGATGCTGCTGCTGCCCGAGAAAGTGACCCCACCGCGGGAGAGGGTGGAGCTGGCGACCAGGGGTTCAGGCCCACACACCACGGCACCCCGGGAGCTGCTCACGGCTGTAGGAGAGAGGGGAAACTGTCAGCGAGGTGGGCTGCCCACTCCTGGGGCCCAGTCCTCCAGTGGTCTCCCCACTGAGGGGGGCGGAGGAGGGGACAGGACTGGCGACATCAGGGGAAGTGGCCTGGGCAAGTGGTCCCTATCATCCACACAGATGACAcccatttttcccttctcttgtcTGGGTGACTCAAAGGCCGTGACTCAACTGAAGTTGCACATTCAgattaaaatggaagaattcagCCAATCCCCCAGGTTGCATATAGCCATAAATTGGCTGTCATTTATATATGGCTGAAGTCAGGTTGGGCATGAGCTGGATTATCCAGATACCGGAGCAGTAGCTCCTATAAAGCTTGGGGCTTCTCTCTCCCGATTATATCATGCCCCTTGGTGGTCCCCACCAACAAGGGTCCCCTTGGTGGTCCCTCCAACAAGAGTTGCTAGTCAGTTCTCTTCCCACCCACTGATGGCTCTGTTCTGTAGCCTTCTGGTATCCCCTGGGCCTGCCTCTGTACCCCAGGATGCCAATCCAACTAAAGCTTCCTTAGCTCAGCCCCGTCTGTGGAGAGGGCTCCCggtcctttcctctccttttttttttttaatgtttatttatttttgagagagagagagagagagaaagagagagatggaggggcggagagagaatcccaagcagcctttgttctgtcaacatagagcctgacacggggctcgatcccatgaaccatgagatcatgacctgagccgaaatcaagagtcagatgctgagtcgactgagccacccaggcgcccctcctttcctctccttttaccAGAATCCTTCCTACCATCTGTGACCTTCACTCAAGCTTGACCTCTTGCAGAAAGCCACTCCTtgctgcctccccctctctgagggcagggacatCCGAGGACAAGTAGCTGTGACTACCTGACCCACCCAGGATGGCATTCAGCTCCACCATGCACCTGTGTAGATTTAAACCTTTGGATCAGAAATCTAGCTTTGTGGCTTCTGGCAAACCACATATTTTCTCTAAGTGAATAAAAAAGGGGTACTAATGCCTATTCATCTCCTCAGGGCTTTGAGGGTTAGGTGGACAGTGGAGAGGGCTTGTCTTCCAAAGAAGATTGTAATTTTAGAGAGCAGGGGCTGGTCTTTCCTGGTCTTTGTGCCCCCACCTTGCAGTGCCCAGCATAACCCCCTGTACGCTCGGCCACAAACAATACtttgacagcagcagcagcagcagcagcagcagcagggagaCATCCGCTCATTTTTGTCCCATCCCCAGCCATGGGCATGGGGCAACTCGTTGGCACAGATCTTTTCATTCTGTCTCTGGCCTTTGTCCCTGAAGGGCAAGACCACTCAAAGAAAAAAGGCTGACTCTCTTCCAGAACCCTCTCCCATCTGTTAAGCCCTACAAACCTTTGTGATTGCTTAACCCTGGGGAAGGAAGGCTCTGGGGAGATCTTGGACCTCAGCTAAGGCGATGTCCCCAGTCCAGGGGCTTGCTGGTCCTTGCTTCCCTGACTGTCATGGTCAGCCCAGCCATGGGCTCCTGATCCCAACGTGGGCCTGGGTTGAAAGGAAATTTGCAGAGCCCCAGGAGAGAAATGTGAAGAGGAAAAGACTTAAGGTTCTTACATATGTTTACTGGTCCAACACCTTCGCAGATCCTGGGGATGGAAAGGAATAAGTCAGCTCACAACCAGTGCTATTCCCTGAAAACCCGCTTGCTCTCCAAAGGGCTTTCTTGGCAGAGTGGACCGGTGGTTCTTACCCCTAGCTGTACAAGCATCCCGGGAGCTTTGAAAAAACATACACGTTCCTAGACTCTGCCCCAAAACTACTGAatcaaaatatttgaggaaatgtgttattattattgtttttaaacagaTAATCAGTGAAGCAGAACTCCCCGTGATTCCGGTGCAGCCTGTCTACAAACTCTCATTTGGGGGGCGAAAATCTAGAACCGTCTTCTAACTCCTTGGTGAGGGCAAAGGGACTAATGTTTGCAGAGAAGAGACTGTTAACTTCAAGTTAGCGGTTCTTCAcctggtcccctcccccactgagtcTTTCTAGATGCCTAAGTCTGACCTCACTCCCGCGGAGAACTCTCACCGGATCTCCTCGCCCTCCAGCAGGCGCCTGTAGGTGGCAATCTCGATGTCCAGGCCCAGCTTGACGTTCATCAGTTCTTGATACTCTCGCAGCTGCCGGGCCATGTCCTGCTTGGCCTGCTGCAGGGCACCCTCCAGATCCGCCAGCTTGCACTTGGCGTCATTGAGGGCCGCCTCGCCCTGCTGCTCTGCCTCGGCCACCGCGGCCTCCAGCTTGGCCCGCTGCAGGAAGGGCAGGGTGCAGGTGGGCTTTGGCGGGGACTAGCAGATCCCCAGGTGGGGCTAGAAACactgcccctccttctcctcccctctcctttgccCACCTGAGCCTTGGAGTGCTCAATCTCTGCCTTCAGTCTCTGGATCAGGCGGGTCAGCTCATTGATCTCATCCCGTGTGTTGCGCAGGTTGTCACAGTGCTGGCTGGCTGTCACCCGCATCTCCTCGTACTGGGGGCAAGCGAGGGATGTTACGAGGATCCAAAGTCTGAGTCAAGACTACAGCCCCAGCTGAGATGGGGGCTCGAGACCTCCGCTGCATCCACTCCATTGTACATGAGTCTTACTCTGAGGCTGCCCACACCTCTTCctcagtgccccccaccccattccgCCACCCACCTTGTTCTGGTACCACGCCTCAGCATCAGCCCGACTGCGCCTGGCAACCTCTTCATACTGCTCCTTGATTTCGTCGATGATTCCATCAAAGTTCAGGTCCCGGCTGTTGTCCATCTTCACGATGACTGATGTCTCCGAGATGTGTGACTGCAGCAATTGGATTTCCTGTGTTGGGGGATCAGTGAGACAGATGGGCTCAGCATCCCATCAGTGGCCGGGACTCTGCCACAGGGGCCCCAGGAGTGGCTTTAGGAGCAGAGAGCATTGCTCCTTTTTTTCAGATCAAAGCAACGGAGTGGACCATCCAAACCGAGGGCAAAGGAAAGGACATGAACTGCAAACCATTTCAGTTTGAATTTAAACGCTCATTATATACTTGAAGACTCCCTTTCACACTTCATTTGCTTAGGTGAATACACGGTGCCTAGGAGCTCAGTGGAGGGGAGTGAGAGCCGTGCTAGGGCCGAAACTTCTCCCTGGCATATCCACAAAGTGGCTGTGCTGCTCGTGGATCATTGAGAGTTGATAATATTCTAGAACATGGTGGTCTAGGAATTCCTATATCCCAAGTCGTTAATAGAACCAGTGGCTTGGACTATAAGGGCTCCAGAGGGAGCTTTCTTCAGCCTTTCCACTCGGAGCCAGACATTAGCACTGGCTGGCTCTGTACCTGACCAAACAGACCACTTACAAAGCAAAACGTAACTAATTCATCCAGCTAAGTAGGTCAACCACAATTTTTCTTACACCTCCTAGCAAATCAGTTTTCTGGAGTCTTTTGACCAGTAGAGAGGAAGTGAAACTCCTAGACCCCAGTCTTTGGATTGGCCAATAAGGAGTTGGATCATAGATCCAAGGAATTTATCATAGAGCTGAGTCAGGCAGCCAAGAAGCCTGCCTGCTTACCTTCCCTTATCCATTTGTAGACACATCAACATATAGAGGATATAGATTTGAATGGGAGGAAGATGTGTAATACCAAATGTTAGAAATTATGCCAGTCCagatgaacccccccccccacctcctcctgggaGTTCAGGCCAAGCACTGATCTCCTTGTTTAGCTCAGAAGGGGACGAATGCTTACCGCCATGTATAAGGCTTTGAGAAAGTCAATTTCCTGAGTTAGGGTATCTGCGTTGGCCTCTAGATCAGACTTATTTAAGAAAGATGTATCCACATCctacataaaagaaagaaggataaaaTGGCCATTACTTGTACACCGTTTAAGCTTGGCAGGGTCTGGAGATGGGTGGAAAAATCAGGCCATTCCCCACTGGGCCAGGCCAGCTTTGCGATGGATGGTGGAGTCCTTGGAATGCAGCTTAGTGACCACTGTTCTTCTCCCTACTACAACATGAAAACTCCCCTGGGGGCTGTAGACATTTTCTGATGCTTATTTAGAGGCAAGGAGAATCTGGATAATCTAAGACTCTTAAAAGGTCATCTCTTCAGACCTCTGCTCTCGTGAAGACCCAGTCCTAAATAATCTGAGGCCAAATCGGAACTCCAAAGGGAACCTGTTATGACCTTAGAGGTCCCACTCTGTGCGAGTGGTCCCAGACTCCACAGGGCTGCCTGGGCAGTTTACAGGGCAGAAGGTGTCTTTGGAACATTCTGCTGTCTGGAGGAGAAGTTTGCTTGGACCTATGGCTCTCCCTTACCTTCTTCAGAGCCACAAACTCATTCTCAGCGTTGGCCCGGAATCCTACCTCCTCTTCGTACCTGGATGATAAGGATGGAGAGGGTgaattctcattctcattctgagCTGAGAGCCAGTTACTCTCCTCTTCCTAGTGAGCCTCTTAAAACATCTCTGCTGCATCCAGGAGCACAGGTCCTTGTTGGCACCTACATGTTCACATCTCATCTTTGTCTCATCTTTAAGACCTTTTATGAGCCTGTGACCCTCagtttttccaaattctttttactttctcaaatTAGATTTGGGGTCTGAAAATGTGGACCATTGCTATGCTCCTCTGCTAGAAAAGACTTGGAGTCATTGCACTTGAACATAGAGGATGTAGGACCCAACTCATTGTTGCACCTGAGTACTATTTTTCTGGAGTCAACGGACCCATCCCCACAGGCAAGACTAGGGACAAATCATGCCCAATACCAAGACTAGTTTTTACTCAGGAACCACAGAGGGCGTCCCCCTCCTGTCTTACATATCATTTTCCCCACTCCTATCTCTAGGCTGAGTATTGAAACCAGCATTCAACTCTGATCTGTCCAGCTGCTATTATCTGAACTTGGCAGCTGCTTTGGGGACCAAACCCTGCCTATCCTTGGTCTATGCAGTCCAGATGCCACTTACTTCTTCTTGAAACCCTCTAGGACATCCTGCATGTGGTTTCTCTCAGCCTCGAACCGGGCCCGGTCACTGTTCACTATGTCCAGCTGCCTCCGCAGGTTGGTGATATAGTTCTCAAAGAGGGGCTCCAGGTTGCTCCTGGCACATTTCTGCTCTTGGAGGAAATTCCACTTGGTCTCTAGGAGCTTATTCTGCTGTTCCAGGAACCGCACCTAAATCCACAGGGTCAAAGAAATGGCACCTGAAGAGCTTGATAGAGTCGCCTACACGTTGACCGGCTCTTCAGGTGGCCATAGATGACTCTCAGCCCCATGTTGACATTGTCCTCTTGCCTGTTGGCTTTTCATTCATCTTCTGGCTCAGTAAAAGCTGGAAGAGTAGGTCTGTGACCCCCTCCTCATGCTCAGCCAGGCTCAGCTAAACAGAAACTTTCGAACCAAAGCACCACAGTACCATTTTGCCTCTACCCTCCAAGAAAGGGGAGCAGGGATTTACCTGTATCTAAAAACTGATATTGGCCATCTCTCACAGGGAATGAGGAGCAAAATAAAGTATATTGAAGTGGGATAAAGCATTAGGAGGTAGGAATTCTCAGGTCATAAGTCATACCCACCATCCCGGATACTCCATCAGCTGAGAATTGAAGAGCTCCATCAGCTGGAGGAGAACTTGGAGATCATTTGCTCCAACACTTTGTTTCAGAGATGAGGAACCTGAAGCTCACAGAGGTGAGTTTCTATTCTCAGACACAGAGCATTCCTGCTCCATGGAGACATGGTTTGTGGGATGTCAGCTCCACATCATTGTTTCTCTCATGAGTCTGACCATCATGACTTCCTCTGGTAGTTCCCTACTATTTCTCTCAATCTAGGCAACTCAGCTGAACCTGGGTATCCCACATGGGGAGTATACGTTATTTGTTTTGTGCAAAAATTACTCCATACTCCACTTTCCTGAGCCTGAACAGATGTGGTCACACAGCCTCAGAAGCTATGACAATCTCAAAAAGGGCACCAAGATCTCAAAGGATAAAACCTTTTAAACATGTAGCCAACATCTGGCCAAAGTCTTAATTTCTAGCTTATTTGGGAGATATTTCTAAGTGACTAGATGGTAGGACTTAGTTTGTCCAGATTCCCTCAGATTTGGCTGGATGCTCCTCTCTCCTCAAGAAGACACAACCTCTGTCTTAGTCTATTCCACCTTGCAGCATTTCCTCAAGTTTGTCCTTGTTTTGCAGCCGAGTGACCCAGAAATCATACTGCGGTGCCTGAAGGTTCTGGGTCAAGGTTGATTCCCCAGGCCTGGGCTGTTTCTTCTTA
This genomic window contains:
- the KRT84 gene encoding keratin, type II cuticular Hb4 is translated as MSCRSYRVSSGRRMGNFSSCSAVTPQNLNRFRASSVSCRSGPGFRGLGSFGSRSVITFGSCSPRMAAVCPRPIRCGVGFGAGSGMAFGFGDGSGAGLGFGASGCVGLGFGAHSGLGYGFGGPGFGYRVGGVGVPAAPSITAVTVNQSLLTPLNLEIDPNAQRVKKDEKEQIKTLNNKFASFIDKVRFLEQQNKLLETKWNFLQEQKCARSNLEPLFENYITNLRRQLDIVNSDRARFEAERNHMQDVLEGFKKKYEEEVGFRANAENEFVALKKDVDTSFLNKSDLEANADTLTQEIDFLKALYMAEIQLLQSHISETSVIVKMDNSRDLNFDGIIDEIKEQYEEVARRSRADAEAWYQNKYEEMRVTASQHCDNLRNTRDEINELTRLIQRLKAEIEHSKAQRAKLEAAVAEAEQQGEAALNDAKCKLADLEGALQQAKQDMARQLREYQELMNVKLGLDIEIATYRRLLEGEEIRICEGVGPVNISVSSSRGAVVCGPEPLVASSTLSRGGVTFSGSSSIRSSNACGSSLGGTRIITAGGDLLNVGSRGGSVLTGEACVPSVPCPLPTEGGFSSCSGGRGSRSSSIRFVSTTTSRRTKY